A window of Vigna unguiculata cultivar IT97K-499-35 chromosome 4, ASM411807v1, whole genome shotgun sequence contains these coding sequences:
- the LOC114181833 gene encoding CRM-domain containing factor CFM2, chloroplastic-like isoform X1, with amino-acid sequence MLLPATHFHFHFHFQSFPSSSYSSSSSSYSFSSSLHIFPLHFPKPKLKFLIRCSHSEAETLPDSAIQRIADKLRSLGIDDQSSSSLPATASGAGEIFVPLPENLPKRRVGHTIDPSWAKQEERVPTLAELSLPNAEIKRLTTVGLRIRQKLRVGKAGITEGIVNGIHERWRNSEVVRIACDDLSRFNMKRTHDLLERKTGGLVVWRSGSKIILYRGPDYKYPYFLSDKVLRDDQSGDALQHHMDENDKGWDKRETHLSENNSVTYTRQSLNAQTAKPALIQGVGTPRKVRFQLPGEAELAKDADYLLTGIGPRFFDWWGYDPLPVDADLLPAVIPGYRKPFRLLPYGVKPKLTDDEMTTMRRLGKHLPCHFALGRNRKLQGLAVAIIKIWERCEIVKIAIKRGVENTDGEVMAEEIKYLTGGTLLARDKEFIVFYRGKDFLPAAVSSAIEQRRSIGMYKLKTGNSLSITDAPDLNYGTIEYDSEVQGMNFQKDTKPGILTEAEKTTKSTSIKLSMALEEKTKAEKLLAELENAESPQEEEMNREGITEEEKYMLRRIGLKMGPFLLLGRRGVFDGTVENMHLHWKYRELVKIICNKCLEDVQQIAQTLAAESGGILIAVERLRKGHAIIVYRGKNYSRPASLRPRTLLNKREALKRSKEAQRRQSLKLHVLKLGRNIDRLKLQMAQDMEANSPQTPVDNQQAIKEQRIELSDSYGAHQVEPGNSINWNSPHEPSVDNRQAIQEQSVGLVDGGGALKSEADNFINWNPTTETSVDNPRAMQGQPVELIDNSEAHQGEPEISANWKLPEEAPVDNQEAIQDQPVELVDGGGALKSEADNFINWNPTIETSVDNPRAMQGQSVELIDNGEAHQGEPEISANWNLPEEAPVDNQEAIQDQPVDLIDGGGAHQDRPVYWPGVIPKNTVLDGVSDSVDGVSINKVMESSVISSKSDADLSALVRDMSSNELPSGSVYLSNKERLLLRKQALTMKKRSVLSVGKSNSVTGIAKAINAHFRKYPLAVVNVKGRAKGTSVQEVVSKLEQATGAVLVSQELHKVILYRGWGEGEQPSTAINVNKLGQEGAAKPSVSPELWEAIRIECGLQ; translated from the exons ATGTTGCTTCCTGCAACTCACTTCCACTTCCACTTCCACTTCCAAtcctttccttcttcttcttattcttcttcctcttcttcataTTCATTTTCTTCATCACTGCACATATTCCCTCTTCATTTCCCCAAACCCAAACTCAAATTCCTCATTCGTTGCTCCCACTCCGAAGCCGAAACCCTCCCTGACTCTGCCATTCAGCGAATAGCCGACAAGCTCCGCAGCCTTGGCATCGACGACCAGTCCTCCTCTTCTCTTCCCGCTACAGCCTCTGGCGCCGGCGAGATCTTCGTACCGCTTCCGGAGAACCTGCCGAAGCGGCGCGTCGGGCACACGATCGACCCGAGCTGGGCGAAGCAGGAGGAGCGGGTGCCGACGCTGGCGGAGCTGAGCCTGCCAAATGCGGAGATAAAGCGGCTGACGACGGTGGGGTTGAGGATAAGGCAGAAGCTGCGGGTGGGGAAGGCGGGGATCACGGAAGGGATCGTGAACGGGATTCATGAACGGTGGAGGAATTCAGAGGTCGTGAGAATCGCGTGCGATGATCTCTCTAGATTTAACATGAAAAGGACTCATGACTTGTTGGAG AGAAAAACTGGAGGCCTTGTTGTTTGGAGATCTGGAAGTAAGATAATATTATACAGAGGGCCTGATTATAAGTACCCTTACTTCCTATCTGATAAAGTTTTGAGAGATGACCAAAGTGGTGATGCTTTGCAACATCATATGGATGAGAATGATAAAGGTTGGGATAAAAGAGAGACCCACTTGTCTGAAAATAATTCAGTGACATACACTAGGCAAAGCTTAAATGCCCAAACGGCAAAACCAGCTTTGATACAAGGTGTTGGGACTCCCAGAAAAGTAAGATTTCAACTGCCAGGTGAGGCGGAGCTTGCTAAAGATGCAGACTACTTGTTAACAGGGATTGGGCCACGCTTTTTTGATTGGTGGGGATATGATCCTCTGCCTGTTGATGCTGATCTTCTACCAGCTGTTATTCCTGGATATAGAAAGCCTTTTCGCCTTCTTCCATATGGTGTGAAGCCGAAACTGACAGATGATGAAATGACCACAATGAGAAGGCTTGGCAAACATTTACCATGTCATTTTGCACTAG GTAGAAACAGGAAACTACAAGGATTGGCTGTTGCAATTATTAAGATTTGGGAAAGATGTGAGATTGTCAAGATTGCTATAAAGAGAGGTGTGGAGAATACTGATGGCGAGGTAATGGCTGAAGAGATAAAG TATCTGACTGGAGGTACTCTCCTTGCTCGGGATAAAGAATTCATTGTTTTCTATAGAGGAAAGGACTTCTTGCCAGCTGCAGTGTCATCAGCAATTGAACAACGGAGGAGTATTGGAATGTATAAGCTGAAAACTGGAAATAGTTTGTCAATTACAGATGCTCCAGATCTGAATTATGGAACCATAGAGTATGATTCCGAAGTGCAGGGTATGAACTTCCAGAAAGATACTAAACCCGGAATATTGACTGAGGCTGAGAAAACTACTAAAAGCACCAGCATAAAATTGTCAATG GCACTAGAAGAGAAAACAAAGGCTGAGAAACTTCTAGCAGAGCTGGAAAATGCAGAGAGCCCccaagaagaagaaatgaataGAGAGGGTATTACTGAAGAAGAGAAATACATGTTGCGGAGGATTGGCTTGAAGATGGGTCCCTTCCTGTTACTAG GTAGACGGGGTGTTTTTGATGGAACGGTAGAAAATATGCATCTTCATTGGAAGTATCGAGAACTTGTGAAGATAATATGTAATAAATGCCTGGAAGATGTCCAACAGATAGCTCAGACCTTAGCGGCAGAAAGTGGTGGAATATTAATTGCAGTAGAAAGACTACGCAAGGGCCATGCAATCATTGTGTATCGTGGAAAGAATTATAGTCGGCCTGCAAGTTTGAGGCCTCgaacacttttaaataaaagagaagCATTGAAGCGCTCTAAGGAAGCACAGCGTCGCCAG TCATTGAAGCTCCATGTTTTGAAGCTAGGTAGGAACATAGACAGATTGAAACTTCAAATG GCTCAAGATATGGAGGCAAACAGTCCGCAGACTCCTGTTGACAACCAACAAGCAATAAAGGAGCAACGAATTGAGCTGAGTGATAGTTATGGAGCTCATCAAGTTGAACCAGGAAATTCCATAAATTGGAATTCTCCTCATGAACCTTCTGTCGACAACCGACAAGCAATACAGGAGCAGTCAGTTGGGCTGGTTGATGGTGGTGGAGCTCTTAAAAGTGAAGCTGACAATTTCATAAATTGGAACCCTACCACAGAAACTTCTGTTGATAATCCACGAGCAATGCAAGGGCAGCCAGTTGAGCTGATAGATAATAGTGAAGCTCATCAAGGTGAACCAGAAATTTCTGCAAATTGGAAATTGCCTGAAGAAGCTCCTGTTGACAATCAAGAAGCAATACAGGATCAGCCTGTTGAGCTGGTTGATGGTGGTGGAGCTCTTAAAAGTGAGGCTGACAATTTCATAAATTGGAACCCTACCATAGAAACTTCTGTTGATAATCCACGAGCAATGCAGGGGCAGTCAGTTGAGCTGATAGATAATGGTGAAGCTCATCAAGGTGAACCAGAAATTTCTGCAAATTGGAATTTGCCTGAAGAAGCTCCTGTTGACAATCAGGAAGCAATACAGGATCAGCCTGTTGATCTGATTGATGGCGGTGGAGCTCATCAAGATAGACCAGTATACTGGCCTGGTGTGATTCCTAAAAATACAGTT TTAGATGGAGTTAGTGATTCTGTGGATGGCGTCTCAATTAACAAGGTAATGGAATCATCAGTCATATCATCGAAGAGTGATGCTGACCTATCAGCTCTGGTGAGAGATATGAGTTCAAATGAGTTACCTTCTGGATCTGTGTATCTTTCCAACAAAGAGAGACTTCTTCTGCGAAAGCAGGCACTAACTATGAAAAAGCGGTCTGTCCTTTCTGTAG GAAAGAGCAATAGTGTAACTGGTATTGCGAAAGCTATCAATGCTCACTTCCGGAAATACCCTCTTGCCGTAGTTAATGTCAAAGGAAGGGCAAAAGGGACCTCAGTTCAGGAGGTGGTGTCCAAGCTAGAG CAAGCAACAGGTGCCGTTCTGGTCTCTCAGGAGCTTCACAAAGTCATACTGTACAGGGGTTGGGGGGAAGGAGAGCAACCTAGCACTGCTATAAATGTTAACAAACTGGGTCAAGAGGGAGCGGCAAAGCCCAGTGTCTCTCCTGAGCTCTGGGAAGCTATCAGAATTGAATGCGGATTGCAGTAA
- the LOC114181833 gene encoding CRM-domain containing factor CFM2, chloroplastic-like isoform X2, which yields MDENDKGWDKRETHLSENNSVTYTRQSLNAQTAKPALIQGVGTPRKVRFQLPGEAELAKDADYLLTGIGPRFFDWWGYDPLPVDADLLPAVIPGYRKPFRLLPYGVKPKLTDDEMTTMRRLGKHLPCHFALGRNRKLQGLAVAIIKIWERCEIVKIAIKRGVENTDGEVMAEEIKYLTGGTLLARDKEFIVFYRGKDFLPAAVSSAIEQRRSIGMYKLKTGNSLSITDAPDLNYGTIEYDSEVQGMNFQKDTKPGILTEAEKTTKSTSIKLSMALEEKTKAEKLLAELENAESPQEEEMNREGITEEEKYMLRRIGLKMGPFLLLGRRGVFDGTVENMHLHWKYRELVKIICNKCLEDVQQIAQTLAAESGGILIAVERLRKGHAIIVYRGKNYSRPASLRPRTLLNKREALKRSKEAQRRQSLKLHVLKLGRNIDRLKLQMAQDMEANSPQTPVDNQQAIKEQRIELSDSYGAHQVEPGNSINWNSPHEPSVDNRQAIQEQSVGLVDGGGALKSEADNFINWNPTTETSVDNPRAMQGQPVELIDNSEAHQGEPEISANWKLPEEAPVDNQEAIQDQPVELVDGGGALKSEADNFINWNPTIETSVDNPRAMQGQSVELIDNGEAHQGEPEISANWNLPEEAPVDNQEAIQDQPVDLIDGGGAHQDRPVYWPGVIPKNTVLDGVSDSVDGVSINKVMESSVISSKSDADLSALVRDMSSNELPSGSVYLSNKERLLLRKQALTMKKRSVLSVGKSNSVTGIAKAINAHFRKYPLAVVNVKGRAKGTSVQEVVSKLEQATGAVLVSQELHKVILYRGWGEGEQPSTAINVNKLGQEGAAKPSVSPELWEAIRIECGLQ from the exons ATGGATGAGAATGATAAAGGTTGGGATAAAAGAGAGACCCACTTGTCTGAAAATAATTCAGTGACATACACTAGGCAAAGCTTAAATGCCCAAACGGCAAAACCAGCTTTGATACAAGGTGTTGGGACTCCCAGAAAAGTAAGATTTCAACTGCCAGGTGAGGCGGAGCTTGCTAAAGATGCAGACTACTTGTTAACAGGGATTGGGCCACGCTTTTTTGATTGGTGGGGATATGATCCTCTGCCTGTTGATGCTGATCTTCTACCAGCTGTTATTCCTGGATATAGAAAGCCTTTTCGCCTTCTTCCATATGGTGTGAAGCCGAAACTGACAGATGATGAAATGACCACAATGAGAAGGCTTGGCAAACATTTACCATGTCATTTTGCACTAG GTAGAAACAGGAAACTACAAGGATTGGCTGTTGCAATTATTAAGATTTGGGAAAGATGTGAGATTGTCAAGATTGCTATAAAGAGAGGTGTGGAGAATACTGATGGCGAGGTAATGGCTGAAGAGATAAAG TATCTGACTGGAGGTACTCTCCTTGCTCGGGATAAAGAATTCATTGTTTTCTATAGAGGAAAGGACTTCTTGCCAGCTGCAGTGTCATCAGCAATTGAACAACGGAGGAGTATTGGAATGTATAAGCTGAAAACTGGAAATAGTTTGTCAATTACAGATGCTCCAGATCTGAATTATGGAACCATAGAGTATGATTCCGAAGTGCAGGGTATGAACTTCCAGAAAGATACTAAACCCGGAATATTGACTGAGGCTGAGAAAACTACTAAAAGCACCAGCATAAAATTGTCAATG GCACTAGAAGAGAAAACAAAGGCTGAGAAACTTCTAGCAGAGCTGGAAAATGCAGAGAGCCCccaagaagaagaaatgaataGAGAGGGTATTACTGAAGAAGAGAAATACATGTTGCGGAGGATTGGCTTGAAGATGGGTCCCTTCCTGTTACTAG GTAGACGGGGTGTTTTTGATGGAACGGTAGAAAATATGCATCTTCATTGGAAGTATCGAGAACTTGTGAAGATAATATGTAATAAATGCCTGGAAGATGTCCAACAGATAGCTCAGACCTTAGCGGCAGAAAGTGGTGGAATATTAATTGCAGTAGAAAGACTACGCAAGGGCCATGCAATCATTGTGTATCGTGGAAAGAATTATAGTCGGCCTGCAAGTTTGAGGCCTCgaacacttttaaataaaagagaagCATTGAAGCGCTCTAAGGAAGCACAGCGTCGCCAG TCATTGAAGCTCCATGTTTTGAAGCTAGGTAGGAACATAGACAGATTGAAACTTCAAATG GCTCAAGATATGGAGGCAAACAGTCCGCAGACTCCTGTTGACAACCAACAAGCAATAAAGGAGCAACGAATTGAGCTGAGTGATAGTTATGGAGCTCATCAAGTTGAACCAGGAAATTCCATAAATTGGAATTCTCCTCATGAACCTTCTGTCGACAACCGACAAGCAATACAGGAGCAGTCAGTTGGGCTGGTTGATGGTGGTGGAGCTCTTAAAAGTGAAGCTGACAATTTCATAAATTGGAACCCTACCACAGAAACTTCTGTTGATAATCCACGAGCAATGCAAGGGCAGCCAGTTGAGCTGATAGATAATAGTGAAGCTCATCAAGGTGAACCAGAAATTTCTGCAAATTGGAAATTGCCTGAAGAAGCTCCTGTTGACAATCAAGAAGCAATACAGGATCAGCCTGTTGAGCTGGTTGATGGTGGTGGAGCTCTTAAAAGTGAGGCTGACAATTTCATAAATTGGAACCCTACCATAGAAACTTCTGTTGATAATCCACGAGCAATGCAGGGGCAGTCAGTTGAGCTGATAGATAATGGTGAAGCTCATCAAGGTGAACCAGAAATTTCTGCAAATTGGAATTTGCCTGAAGAAGCTCCTGTTGACAATCAGGAAGCAATACAGGATCAGCCTGTTGATCTGATTGATGGCGGTGGAGCTCATCAAGATAGACCAGTATACTGGCCTGGTGTGATTCCTAAAAATACAGTT TTAGATGGAGTTAGTGATTCTGTGGATGGCGTCTCAATTAACAAGGTAATGGAATCATCAGTCATATCATCGAAGAGTGATGCTGACCTATCAGCTCTGGTGAGAGATATGAGTTCAAATGAGTTACCTTCTGGATCTGTGTATCTTTCCAACAAAGAGAGACTTCTTCTGCGAAAGCAGGCACTAACTATGAAAAAGCGGTCTGTCCTTTCTGTAG GAAAGAGCAATAGTGTAACTGGTATTGCGAAAGCTATCAATGCTCACTTCCGGAAATACCCTCTTGCCGTAGTTAATGTCAAAGGAAGGGCAAAAGGGACCTCAGTTCAGGAGGTGGTGTCCAAGCTAGAG CAAGCAACAGGTGCCGTTCTGGTCTCTCAGGAGCTTCACAAAGTCATACTGTACAGGGGTTGGGGGGAAGGAGAGCAACCTAGCACTGCTATAAATGTTAACAAACTGGGTCAAGAGGGAGCGGCAAAGCCCAGTGTCTCTCCTGAGCTCTGGGAAGCTATCAGAATTGAATGCGGATTGCAGTAA